The Atribacter laminatus genome contains the following window.
ACGGACTCTTTCGATCACAGTAATTTCATCCCCAACATTAATCTTTAACATCTGCGCAATCAAATTGTTCGCAGGCTCACATCTCCAGTGTCTAAAAGCAGTACCAGGTTCCATTCCGGCACTTTCTATAATTTGAGTTATGGAGTTTAATCTTTCGAGTCCAGCATCTAAGTTTAGTCTTTTAGCTAAAACTATTGTGCCCACCTTTCGTCGCCTAGATATATAGCCTTCTGATTCTAGGCGTAAAAGAGCTTCTCTTAGAGCAGTTCTACTAACACCAAGCTGTTTTGCCAGAACCATCTCCGGAGGAAGCTTGTCTCCAACAATGTCTTCCTCGGAAATAAATTCCAGAATTCGCTCATACACACGAGTTGAGACTGGTTGATTTAGTAAAGGTTTCATTTTCTTCATAAAAATCTTTCATCCCCTTCTAATTGTTAAAATAAATGATAATACGTATTACCATATGTAAAACATAACTTATCCTATTTAGATTACATCTACAAATCAATATTTTTATATTGGATGTAACTTTTGAATTATATGGTATTACGTATAACCATTTATAAAACACAAACCAACCTTGTACGAAAACATGTTGGTTTAAACTAAGCTATCATAAAATACTTAATTTATCAATACTTAAAATTAATTTATTAAATCTCAATTAAAATTAGATCATACGTTGAGATAAAATTTTTGCTTTTTATTGTTCATCACTAATAAAGGATCCATCTTTTAAATGATGGATATGGCTAAAATCCATTCTAATAGTTAGACTAACCTGGTGAATTCTCTAAAAAACTATCAACAATAATTTCTTGTAATTTTCACCCTATTTTCCTTAAAAGATTAATAATATAAGCGTTTTTTTGCTAACATTTTAAGCAATCACACGCTAAAAGTATTCTGTTTTTGAAATACTTTCTCTGGCTGTAAATTATGTGAATCTTACTAAACAGAACAAGCTTATTCATGATAAGCTTCAAAAATAATTGTATTCGGTTTAAAGACCAGATGAGGCTTGAAATGTATTTTATTAACGATAAAAGATAATGTGATAAAACCTGGTAATCAAGTAAGGGAATTTAATTTTTTTAATAAATTACTCAATATCTCTGTATTTACTCTCTTTCTTCCAATCTTTGCTAGGGATGAAATGTACTTCATCTCTCCATATTGAGCTAACAACTGCATTATTACAATAGCAACATTCAAGAATAAGCTGGATTGAGATGTTATTCCAAGATCATGCTAATTAGTTATGTGGATTGTATTAACGGATCAAAAACATAGAGATCCCTCAAATTATTTCTTCCTGTAAATGATGGACAATTAATTCCAGGTATTAAAAGCAGACGCGATAATGTAAAACTAATTCAATTTTGTTGTATATAAGAAAGGTATTTAACAATTGAATTTGTTTTATGTCTAACTATATCTGTGAGACTTTGTTATATATAGGTTATGAGTTATGTAATTAGTTCATCAATTGTGCTCTGAATTTATTCAATAACCCTTTCTTCTCTTCTGCTAGTCCAGGGGTAATCCAAAATTGTGCTTTTTGTGCATTGTACAAGCATTACCCTCTTGTATATATCTACTATAAAACTTATTGAAACTATTACAGCCAAAAGGGTTTAAGTATTAAAGTACTTCATAAACTGGTATTGGTGTTTTTGCAGGAAGTTTCGCAATTACCGAGTATATAAATGAGTAAATAAACCCGTATTGCCAGCAAGAATTATCTTGTAATTGTTGGATATGTATGACGTATATGCTGGTCTTTTATCAAGACACCAGACTAACCCTCTATTCTTTCAAATCCTCTTTTATCTTCAGAAATTCGTCCCGTGAAATTTCTCCTTTGGCATACCGTTTCTGTAAAACCTCCATAGGGGTATCACCCGTTCGTTTCACCGGCTCGGGTGAAATCCGATAACGTTGAAACACCACGAATATCAAAGCTAAGATAACGATCAATGCTAATAGTCCTATTCCAAACATGCCACCCCACCTCCAACTCATCCAATCCCAGGACATCATATGTGGCCAACCCCATCCTGGATATCGGTATCTGTCATAAGCAAAAGCTTCTCTGGGGATTATTCCGGAGATTACAAACATTAACGCTAACCATATTATTTTATATCTCATGTCATTCACCCGCTTTTAATCAATAGAATTTTTCATCAAGTAAAACTATGAAACGTCATCAAGTGGTATCTCCTCTCAATAGTTGTTCAGTTTGATAAGCCAAAGTCGGAACTGGTAGATCTCCTCGGTTTGGGTAGCTATGATATCCCGGGCTAAATTGAGAAGTTTTGGATCCTCCCCCTGCATAAGGATTGGAATTGCCATCTCAATCGCACTCAGATGGTGATCGACCATGAGTTCAACGAAAGCACGCTCAGGATTGGTAGCTTCTTGAAGGAGTTTGAGCATGGTTTCCATTTCATGTGCCATTGTTGTTTGAGCTGAGGTATCATTTGCAACCCATTCAGTAATCCAACTCTTCATGAGGGCGATTTCTTCTTTCTGATTATTAATAATCGACTCTGCCCAGCTGAGAACCTGCGGGTCTTTAGCAAGAGGAATAACATACTGGCTCATTTCCACTGCTCCCTCATGATGGGCGATCATCATCGATAAAAACTTTACATTCAACTCTTCTCCGGGAATATTAACCATCATACCGGTTCCATGTTCCATCTCTTCATCGCCATGATTGGTTTGGGCAAAAGCTCCACCAATGAGAAGAAAAACCAAGAAAATGCTTAATAATAGAGAAATAAATTTATTTTTAATCTTCATCATTATCACCTCACTCATATTACTAATATAACATTTGTCTGATAGAAGTTATTCCTTAATGGAAAATGGCAAGGGATTTATTTATATTAATGGTTCGGGGATAATTTTTCTTAGTCTTTAACAAAGAAAATCCACATCGAATAAAGGCGGATCTCATTGGAAAAGAAGGGAGAGGTACGAGTCGAAAATCGCTGGAGAAAGAATATACAATGAAAACCAAGGAGCTTAACGAACCTTTTTTCTACAGGATATAGATTCTTACTTCGAATCCCTTAGCCTTTAAGTTTCTCAGATTCCTTGGCAATTATTATATTTCCGACACTTTTTTCATTTGTTATGATGAGCAAAGACGATAAAATATTTATCTGTGAAGTGTTCTTAGAAAATTCGATTTTAGTAATAACAGAAAAATGAGTAATTCCATTTAAGGTCTTGATACGAAAATTCTCTCGATTTACTATCTTTCTTCCAATCTTTGCTAGGGATGAAATGTAGTTCATCACTTCATATTGTTCTAATGACAGTATTTTCAACAATAGCAAGCTCCTTTCTACTTCTTAATTACTTCCTTTGTAGCTTTAAAGATAGTAAATACCAGGAACACTTCCTACTGATGACCTTTTAATTCTATTCACCAGTTTAAAAATTCTATTTCGATTTGAGAAGAAATCATGCCAGTTTATATTCTTTAAATAGCTTTCTCATGGCTCAACAGTAGCTGAGAGAAAACCGTTTAGTAACTCTAAGATTACTGAATCCTCAGAACTTTAGGTTAAATCTCAAGTGATTTACTATGAGGGTCTCTTGGGGTGAATTAATATCTATTACAAGAGAAAGAAAATCTGTGAGTCATTCCCATGCCCACTAGACAAGGCAGGAAGGGGGAATGACTCACAGATTTATTGAACTTTATTGGAAAAAGACGTGAGCACCTTCGGTATATGCTGGGGGAGAACCATGTCGATTTCCTAGTAATTCATTGCCAGCAATGTTATATGATACTCCTTCTGCTGGATCCAGCGGACTTCCGGTTGGTATATCATTTGTACTCCAGTCGCTTACAGGCAGAAGACTGCTGTTCGAAATCACCCAAATTCCTCCACCGAAGTAATCCGCAGTGTTATAAATAATTTCATTATTTGTAATAGTAGGAAAACTATAATTATTAACAGCAATTCCACCACCGTTACTGTTGTTATCACCAGATACTATGTTGTAGCTAATAGTATTGCCGGAAACGTTGAGATAAGTCGCCCCAAATGACATACCGGCAATACTAATCCCGCCGCCGTTACTATTTTTTGCTTCGTTGTAGCTGATATCGTTATTTGTGATTTCATTGCCACTTACATTCCCAGATGAATTAACATAAATCCCACCACCACCACTACCAGAACCATCTACTGTGTTATATTCTATAGTGTTACCGGTAACGATAAAAATCCTATTAAATATGTAAATTCCGCCCCCACAGACTGCCGTGTTCCCGGTGATTGTGTTGTTTCTAATGGTAGTGATCTCATCAGGACTACCATTATTAAGCAGACAAATCCCTCCGCCAAAATAGCTTGTTGTGCTATTCCCGCTGATGGTATTTCCAGTGATAATGGCAGAGCAATAATTCCCAACATAAATCCCTCCCCCCATCATCCCCCAATTGAATGCCGTGTTCCCAGTGATAGTATTTCCGGTAATGGTGGTGACGGTATAAGGATAATTGCCCTCAACACTAATTCCAGCACCTGTGCTAGTTGCTGTATTATTTATGATTTTGTTGTTTTCGATAAAGGGAGAACTTTCGAAAACATATATACCTCCACCATCATTTGCAGATCCATTTTGAATGGTAAATCCTTGCAGGGATGAGGTATCACGTCCGGTAAACTGAACGACAGAACCACTATTTCCACCATCGATAATTGTGGCAGCAACAATACTCAAGTTTGAAGGATCAGTGCTTCGAAGGGTAATGTTTTTATTATTAATTATGAGGTTTTCAGGGTAGGTTCCCGGACAGACGATGATGGTATCCTCGGTTGATGCAGCATCAATAGCCGCCTGGATGGTATCGTAATCGGTACCAGTAGTAGCATTGTATGCTTTTTTAGCTGTGAAATGAGCTGTTACCGTTTTATCGCCATCCATGGTGACAGTAGTCGTGGCGCTGTTGGGATCAGCCACATCACCGGCCCAGTTCTCGAACTTGTAACAATTCAATGGAGTGGCAGTGATCGTGACTGGAGGAGTACCATCATCATAGAGGTGATCACCCACTGCGGGGCTGGTCGTCCCTCCTCCTTGCGGGCTCACTTCCATTGTCAGAGTATGCTTCTGGACGTAGGTCACGGTGACGGTCACATCGCTGGCTGGCATAGCACCGGAAACCGTCGCCTGGTCGGGAGTGAATCCAGGAATGGTTGGTGAAGTGACATTATAGGAAGCGCCTTCAGCAAGGGTATCCGTGTGACTGGGAGCCGCTTCGCCACCACCTTGATAGACATAGTTAATGGTCAGAGTATACAGCGTTGGTGTCGGAGTCGGGGTTGGTGTCGGGGTTGGTGTTGGTGTTGGTGTCGGAGTTGGTGTTGGTGTCGGGGTTGGTGTTGGAGCAATGGGAATATGAAAATGAGTTTTGGCATAGTTCTTTGCCAGTTGGATGACTACACTATCTTTTTGGGCATCTCGACAGTCGGAAAGAACGACTTTCACCGTATCGAGGAGCTCTTGAGGAATGGTCTCAATGGGAATGGAGATTAATATATCTTTAATGGGGATCAAGCCTGACTGCAAGGATTCAACCACTTCCCAGAGAATCACCTGAGCGGTGGTGATAGAGTTGGCTTCCCCTCCATCGCTGGTAGTTGGAGAGATGGCTATCTTGATCCAAACCTCTCCATGGTTAGCATAGAGAAG
Protein-coding sequences here:
- a CDS encoding right-handed parallel beta-helix repeat-containing protein, coding for MNHKVMTIVSSLDIIDQKLILLICLNNLLSTFLFVILLTIIVEIGFYNMGGTILKRFRIWLEVLTVLVLIVFISSCTRGFHSGTSSTGTTDNTFTLKGVVVIPDNECFTDVCNNSSITDGEPFPNADILLKGNNGQILTGKTNCQGEYEISGLTDEAYLLYANHGEVWIKIAISPTTSDGGEANSITTAQVILWEVVESLQSGLIPIKDILISIPIETIPQELLDTVKVVLSDCRDAQKDSVVIQLAKNYAKTHFHIPIAPTPTPTPTPTPTPTPTPTPTPTPTPTPTLYTLTINYVYQGGGEAAPSHTDTLAEGASYNVTSPTIPGFTPDQATVSGAMPASDVTVTVTYVQKHTLTMEVSPQGGGTTSPAVGDHLYDDGTPPVTITATPLNCYKFENWAGDVADPNSATTTVTMDGDKTVTAHFTAKKAYNATTGTDYDTIQAAIDAASTEDTIIVCPGTYPENLIINNKNITLRSTDPSNLSIVAATIIDGGNSGSVVQFTGRDTSSLQGFTIQNGSANDGGGIYVFESSPFIENNKIINNTATSTGAGISVEGNYPYTVTTITGNTITGNTAFNWGMMGGGIYVGNYCSAIITGNTISGNSTTSYFGGGICLLNNGSPDEITTIRNNTITGNTAVCGGGIYIFNRIFIVTGNTIEYNTVDGSGSGGGGIYVNSSGNVSGNEITNNDISYNEAKNSNGGGISIAGMSFGATYLNVSGNTISYNIVSGDNNSNGGGIAVNNYSFPTITNNEIIYNTADYFGGGIWVISNSSLLPVSDWSTNDIPTGSPLDPAEGVSYNIAGNELLGNRHGSPPAYTEGAHVFFQ
- a CDS encoding SHOCT domain-containing protein, which produces MRYKIIWLALMFVISGIIPREAFAYDRYRYPGWGWPHMMSWDWMSWRWGGMFGIGLLALIVILALIFVVFQRYRISPEPVKRTGDTPMEVLQKRYAKGEISRDEFLKIKEDLKE
- a CDS encoding DUF305 domain-containing protein, yielding MMKIKNKFISLLLSIFLVFLLIGGAFAQTNHGDEEMEHGTGMMVNIPGEELNVKFLSMMIAHHEGAVEMSQYVIPLAKDPQVLSWAESIINNQKEEIALMKSWITEWVANDTSAQTTMAHEMETMLKLLQEATNPERAFVELMVDHHLSAIEMAIPILMQGEDPKLLNLARDIIATQTEEIYQFRLWLIKLNNY
- a CDS encoding GntR family transcriptional regulator, which produces MKKMKPLLNQPVSTRVYERILEFISEEDIVGDKLPPEMVLAKQLGVSRTALREALLRLESEGYISRRRKVGTIVLAKRLNLDAGLERLNSITQIIESAGMEPGTAFRHWRCEPANNLIAQMLKINVGDEITVIERVRTANDIRICYDINFIPNKYINEKDKNKFTESLLQYLSLKHGPIVRALAYLYSHTADEMISEKLNIPIGNHVMLIEHTYYTQNGRPIWYSRTFHRSDVISFHINRFL